The Duganella sp. BuS-21 sequence GTCCAGCAGCGAGAACAACTTCTCCATGTCGGCCAGGCTTTGCTTGATCTCGCGATAGATCACGCCGAGGAAGTTGAGCGGGATATACAGCTGGATCATGAAGGCGTTCACCAGCACCAGATCGCCCAGGGTCATCTTGCCGTCGATGACGCCGACCGTGGCGCGCCACAGTATCAACGTCACGGCCACCGCGATGATCATCGACTGCCCGGTGTTCAGCAGCGACAGCGAGGTCTGCGATTTGACGGCGGCGCTTTCGTAGCGCTGCAGGCCTTCGTCGTAGCGTTTGGCTTCGTATTCCTCGTTGCCGAAGTACTTCACCGTTTCGTAGTTGATGAGCGAGTCGATGGCCTTGGTATTGGCCTTCGAATCCAGCTCGTTCATGGTGCGGCGGAAGTGCGTGCGCCAGTTGGTGATGATGATGGTGAAGCTGATGTACGACACCAGCGCCACCGCAGTGATCACCGTGAACCAGATGTCATAGTGCGTGACGAGGTAGCCCAGCACCAGCGTGATCTCCACCAGCGTCGGCAGGATGTTGAACAGCGTGTACGAGATCAGCGAGCCCACCGCACGCGTGCCGCGTTCGATATCGCGCGTCATGCCGCCGGTCTGGCGGTTCAGGTGGAAGCGCAGCGACAGCGCGTGCAAATGGCGGAACACCTGCAGCGCGATGGTCCGTACCGCGCGCTGCGTCACGCGCGCGAACAGGAATTCGCGCAACTCGGTGAACAGCGTGGTCGAGACGCGCAGGATGCCGTAGGCGACCAGCGCGCCGAGCGGCAACACCAGCAAGGCTTGCGGGTGCGAGGGCGAAATGGTCAGCGAATCGATGAGTTTCTTCATCACGACCGGCACGCCGACGTTGGCCAGCTTGGCGCCAACCAGGCAACACAGCGCCAGCGCGACGCGCCATTTGTAGACCCACAAATAAGGGATGAGTGTTTTCAGGGTGGCGGCATCGCTGCGCGGCGGGGCTGCGTTGCTGGCGGCGGGGCTGGCGGGGGCGGGCGGGGAATCGGCGTAACGGCGCATGGCGGATCTTGGCTTTTTATGGTTCAATCCCGGTAATTGTAGCCCCTGAAGAGAAATCACGATGACCACGCCTGAAAATCCCGCCACCAACGCCACCAACGCCGCCAATCCCGTCAACGCCGTCAATCGCGGCCTGCCTGCCGGGAAGATGCCGGAACTGCGCATGATGCCAGCGCCTTCCGACGCCAATGTGTACGGCGACGTCTTCGGCGGCTGGATCATGGCGCAGGTCGACATCGCCGGTTCGCTGCCGGCCACGCGCCGCGCCAATGGCCGGGTAGCCACCATCGCGGTCAACTCCTTCGTGTTCAAGAATCCGGTATTCGTAGGCGACCTGCTGTCGTTCTATGCTGATATTGTCAAGGTTGGCAATACGTCCATCACCGTGCAGGTCGAGGTGTACGCGGAGCGCAACCGCCTGCAGGCCGACACCGTGAAAGTGACGGAAGCAACGCTGACCTACGTCGCCACCGATTCCGACCGCAAGCCGCGCAAGGTGCCGTCGATCGAAACCTTGATCCAGTCCTGAGCCCCGGCGGCGCATGGACCTGGACCGCCGCATCTTCCTCGCCACCACCGGCCGCCTGACCACACTCGGCGCGGCCGCCGCGCTGACCAGCGCCAGCACCGCAGCCCTTGCGCAGAACCGCGTCGCCGCGCGCGAAGGCGGCAACGCTTATCCTTTCAGCCTGGGCGTCGCCAGCGGCTCGCCGCTGCCGGACGCCGTCATCATCTGGACCCGTATCCTGTTCGACCCGCTCAACGCCGCTGCCATGCCGGCGCTGGCCTTCAGCGTGCGCTGGGAAATGGCGGAGGACGAACAGTTCCGCCGCATCGTCGCCAAGGGCACGGCCAGCGCCGCGCCCGAGCTGGCGCACAGCGTACACGTCGACGTCACCGGCTTGCAGGCGGAGCGCTGGTACTGCTACCGCTTCATGCTGGGCGACGCCGTCAGCCCGATCGGCCGCACGCGCACCGCGCCGGCCGCCGCAGTCATGCCCAAAGCGCTGAAGCTGGCCGTCGCCTCCTGTCAGCATTGGGAATTCGGCAGCTACGCCGCGCACCGCCACATCGCCGCCGCAGCGCCCGACCTGGTGGCCTTCCTGGGCGATTACATCTACGAGTGGGGGCCATACCAGCTGCAACACCCGAAAACGGCTGTACGGGTCTCTGAGAGCTTCAGGCTGGCCGACTACCGCGCCCGCTACGCCCAGTACAAAACCGACCGCGACCTGCAGGCCGCGCACCAGGCCGCGCCGTGGATCGTCACCTGGGACGACCACGAAGTCGCCAACGACTACGGCAACGAACGCGACGAGCGCCTCGATCCGCGCTTCCTGCAGCGCCGGGCCGCCGCCTACCAGGCCTTCTACGAGCACATGCCGCTGCGGGCGGCACCGGCCGGCCGCGACTTCGCCCACCTGCGCATCTACCAGCGCTACGACTGGGGCCGGCTGGCGCGCTTCCACGTGCTGGACGACCGCCAGTACCGCGCCAACCTGGCCTGCCCGCCGGCGGGACGCGGCGGCTCCAGCTCGGTCCTCAAGCGCGCCTGCCCGACGCTGATGGAAGCCGGCCGCAGCATGCTCGGCCAGCAGCAGGAACAATGGCTGGCGCAGGGGCTGAGCAGCTCGACCGCGCGCTGGAACATCCTGGCCCAGCAAACACTGATGGCGCAGAACAGCCAAGTGCCGATCAACAAGGAAGGCGACGGCCGCTTCTGGACCGATGGCTGGGATGGCTACCCGCTGGCGCGCCAGCGCCTGCTTGACACCCTGCACGCCAGCCGCGCCGCCAATCCGCTGGTGCTCTCCGGCGACGTGCACAGCTTCTTTGCCTGCGAACTGACACGCAACCCGGCGCGTCCCCGTGCGGCGGGCAACCCGGTGCTGGCGACCGAATTCTGCGGCACCTCGGTCACCTCGCCGTCGCGCCCGCAAGCACGTACCGAGCAGTACGTATCGATGAATCACGGCATCAAATATGGCCGCAGCGACAAGCGTGGTTACATGCTGCTGACCATCACGCCGGACACGGCGAGCGTCGATTTTCTTGCCCTGGACAATGTCCACGACAACGCCAGCGCCATCGAGCGCGCGGCCCGCTTCGTGGTGCGCAACGGCCGGCCGGGCCCGGATCGCGCTTGAAACGCGGCGGCCAGGTCCATGCGACTATCATTCAGGGAATTTAGGCGGCGGCTTTTTCGTCGCGCAGTTGGCGGCGCAGGATTTTGCCGACGTTGGTCTTCGGCAGTTCGTCGCGGAATTCGATGTACTTCGGCTTCTTGTACGCGGTCAGCTCATGCTTGCAGAAGTCCAGCAGCTGCTCGGCGGTCAGGTTCGGATCCTTGCGCACCACGAACAGCTTCACCGCTTCGCCGGAGTTCTTGTCCGGCACGCCGATGCACGCCACTTCCAGCACGCCCGGATGCGCCGCCACCACGCCCTCCACTTCGTTCGGATAGACGTTGAAGCCGGACACGATGATCATGTCCTTCTTGCGGTCGACGATACGGGTATAACCCTGCTGGTCCATGATGCCGACGTCACCGGTCTTGAAGAAGCCGTCGGCCGTCATCGACTTGGCGGTTTCGTCCGGCCGGTTCCAGTAACCGGCCATCACCTGCGGGCCGCGAATCGCGATCTCGCCGGTCGAGCCGATCGGCAATGGGTTGCCGTCGTCGTCCAGGATCGCCACTTCGGTCGATGGAATCGGCAGGCCGATGGTGCCGGTGAATTCCTTGATGTCCAGACGGTTCACGGTGGCCACCGGCGACGTCTCGGACAGGCCGTAGCCTTCGATGATCGGCGTGCCGGTCAGCTTCAGCCAACGCTCGGCCACGCTCTTCTGCACCGCCATGCCGCCGCCGTTGCACAACTTGTAGGACGCGAAGTCCAGCTTGGCGAATTCGGCATTGTTGAGCAGCGCGTTGTACAGCGTGTTCACCGCCGGCAGCACGGTAACCTTGTACTTGGCCAGCTCCTTGACGAAGCCGGGAATGTCGCGCGGGTTCGGAATCAGCAGGCTCAGGCCGCCGGTGCGCATGCTCATCAGCGCGCTGATGGTCAGCGAGTAGATGTGGTACAGCGGCAGCGCGGCGACAAACACCATCTGCTCGCCCTCACCCTTCATCTGCAGCCAGGCTTCATTCTGCAGCACGTTGGAGATGACGTTACGGTGCAGCAGGATGGCGCCTTTCGAAACGCCGGTGGTGCCGCCCGTGTATTGCAGAAAGGCGATATCGTCATGGCCCAGCTTGGCCGGCTGCAAGGTCATGCCGTTGCCCTCGGACAGCACTTGCTTGAACGTCACTGCGCCCGGCAGCGAATACGCCGGCACCATCTTCTTGACCTTGCGCACCACCAGGTTGACGATCATGCCTTTCAGGCCGCCCAGCAGGTCGCCCATCGAAGCGACGATCACATGCTTGACCGGCGTCTGCGCCAGCACCTGCTGCACCGTGGTGGCGAAGTTTTCCAGCACCACGATGGCTTCGGCACCCGAGTCCACCAGTTGGTGCTGCAGTTCACGCGGGGTGTACAGCGGATTGACGTTGACCACCGTGTAGCCGGCGCGCAGCACGGCGGCCATGGCCACCGGATACTGCAGCACGTTCGGCATCATGAGGGCGACGCGCGCGCCCGGCTTCAGGCCTTTGCCCTGCAACCAGGCCCCCATCTTTTGCGACAGTTGATCCAGCTCGCCGTAGGTCATGGACTTGTCCATGCACACGAAGGCCTTGCGGTCGGCGTATTTGCGGAAAGCCTCTTCCAGCAAATGCGTGACCGAACGGTATTGGGTGTTATCAATCTCCGCAGGGACGCCTTCGGGGTACGACTTGAGCCAGATCTTATCCATCTTTATGCTGCCTTTTTCTTATCGCCGGTAGGTTCGTCGCGCAGCATGCGGCGCAGAATTTTTCCGACATTGGTTTTTGGTAGTTCCTCGCGGAACTCAATATATTTCGGCTTTTTATAGCCGGTAAATTGTTCCTTGCAGTAAGCCATCAGGGCTTCCTGCGTCAGGTTCGGGTCCTTGCGCACCACGAACACCTTGACCGCCTCGCCCGAGTGCTCGTCCGGCACGCCGATGGCCGCGCATTCCAGCACGCCCGGATGCGCGGCGATCACGCCTTCCAGTTCGTTCGGATAAACGTTGAAGCCCGACACCAGGATCATGTCCTTCTTGCGGTCGACGATCTTGACGAAGCCGTTGGCATCCATCACGCCGACGTCGCCCGACTTGAAGAAGCCGTCGGGCGTCATGACCTTGGCCGTTTCGTCCGGGCGGTTCCAGTAGCCGGCCATCACCTGCGGACCGCGAATCGCGATCTCGCCCGGCAGGCCCAGCGCCACCTCGTTGCCGTCGTCATCCAGGATGGCGATATCGGTCGACGGCACCGGCAGGCCGATGGTGCCGGTAAATTCCTTGTTATCGGCGCGGTTGCAGGTGGCCACCGGCGAAGTCTCGGACAAGCCGTAACCCTCGATGATGGACACGCCCGTCACCTTCAGCCAACGGTCGTTGACGGCCTGCTGCACCGCCATGCCGCCGCCATTACAAATCTTCAGGGCCGAGAAGTCCAGATGCGCAAACTCCGCGTGATTCAGCAGCGCGTTGTACAAGGTATTCACCGCCGGCAGCATATTGAACTTGTACTTCGCCAGTTCCTTGATAAAGCCGCCGATGTCGCGCGGATTCGGGATCAGGATGTTCAGCGCACCGACGCGCGTGCCCCACATCGCGCAGGCCGTCAGCGCGAAGATATGGTACAGCGGCAGCGCGCAGACAATCGTCACCTGCTCGGTCGACGCACCCAGCGCAGGCTTGGACCACAGTTCCGTCTGCAGCAGGTTGGCCACGATGTTCTTGTGGCTCAGCGTCGCACCTTTCGAGACGCCGGTGGTGCCGCCCGTGTACTGCAGGAAGGCCGGATCGCTGTCCTTCAATTCGACCGGCGTCAGCTTCATGCCGCCGCCCTGCGATAGCGCATCCTTGAAGCGCACCGCGTTGGGCAGCGAGAACGCCGGCACCATCTTCTTCACGCTGCGCACCACGAAATTCACCAGCATGCCCTTCAGGCCGCCGAGCATCTCGCCCATGCTGGCTACCACGATATGCTTGATCTGGGTCTTGCCCAGCACCTGCTCCAGGGTGGTGGCGAAGTTTTCCAGGATGATGATCGCCTCGCTGCCCGAATCATTCAGCTGGTGTTCCAGCTCGCGCGGGGTGTACAGCGGATTGACGTTGACCACCGTGTAGCCGGCGCGCAGGATGGCTGCGATCGCGATCGGATACTGCAATACGTTCGGCATCATGATCGCCACCCGCGCGCCAGGCTTCAGCCCACGGCTTTGCAGCCAGGCGCCGAGACGCTTGGAATAGGCGTCCACTTCGGCATAGGTGAGGAATTTGTCCATGCAAACATACGCATTGCGGGCCGCGTACTTCTGGAACGATTCTTCCATCAATTGAACCAGCGAGCGGTACTGCGTCGTATCGACCTCGGTCGGCATACCCGGTGGGTATGATTTCAACCAGATTTTTTCCATCCTGTGCCTCTTGTCTCGAATATTATCGTTGTCAGGCCGGCGCACAGTGCCGGGGCAGGGCGTACATTCGTCTATGCGAACTGGTAGAGCCTACTGATCATGCGATGCTATCGGGCAGCACGCTCGTACGCAAGCGCATTTAAGCACAATTAGAACACCGCTTCTAACAGCTTTTTATGATGCAACGCAGCATCAATGCGTGCCTTCGGCGGATGGGAGCGCTCCCTTGGCGGTTTCCGCATTGAGCATCGGAGGGCGGCCCAAGACATCCAACTGCTGTCGGCGTTGAACTAGATCAAGAGTAGCTATTTTTTGCACTGCACCATAAAAACGCACGAACGTTCGCTCTTGCTTGAGCAAGGCGCGGAAGGCCGGCAAATAATCGTGGTAAGTTCCCACAGCGCTGAGGTGAGCGTTGGTCAAGGGCTCGGCAAACCAGCGGTCGTATCCGGCATAACCGCCCCAGCTTTCCTTCAGCTTGGCGTAGTCGGATTTGAGGTGGGCGAAGATGCGCGCTTTCTCGGCGCGCTTGTGGCGGGTGCTGGTTTTGCCGGCGTACAGGTCGGCCAGCATCGTGCGGTGCCGCACCAGGAGGGCCAGGAAATCCTGCCGGCGAGCGTTGTAACGCGTGTACGCTTCGCGCATCGGATCGGTGCCGTACAGCTCCAGCCAGCGCGCCACGCCGGCCTCCTCGACCGCCGTGGCGAAGCCTTCGTTGAACTGGGTATCGCCCTGCACATACGCCACCTGGTGCGCCAGTTCGTGGAACACCATGCGCGCCAGCTCGGCGTCGGAATAATTGATGAAGGTCGACAGCAGCGGATCGCTGAACCAGCCCAGCGTGGAATACGCCGGCACGCCGCCCACCTGCACGTCGTTGCGCTCCTGCTTCAGCTCCTCGGCGTAGGCCACGGCGTCTTCCTTGCTGTAGTAGCCGCGATAGCTGACGCAACCGGCGATCGGGAAGCACCACTGGATCGGGCGCAACGACAGCTCCGGCGTGGCCACCACATTCCACAGCACAAAGGGGCGCGACAGGGCGGCATAGTTTTTATAGCTGGCGTTGTCCGGCAGGCCCAGCTCCTTGACCGCGAACTTGCGGATCAACATGGCCTTTTCCAGGCGGGCCTTGAGCTGGGGATCGGTGCTCGGGTCACCGAGCCAGTCGTCGATCGGACGGGCGTCCGACCACAGCGCATACTGGCCTTGCGCGGCCTGCATGTAGTACTTGAATTGCGCGCAGCCGGCCAGCATCGCAACGGCGCATGCCGGCACCAGCCAGTATCTGGCGCGGAGCATTCGGCGTGCAATTTTGCGCATACATCACCTCAAACGGCGACTCTCTCGACCTGTACCAGTGTATCGTAAAAAGTCGGCGCGCGGCCCATATCCGTCAGCTGTTGGCTGGTCACCTGATTGGCGTTCTTGCCATCCGTGGCGAGCTTTTTCCACCACACTGACAAACCGACAACCAGGCCCGCGCGCGCCTTGTCGGTCACGCGCGCCTTGGCCACAAAGGAGCCGCGGTCGTTGAAGATGCGCACCATGTCGCCGTCGGCGATGCCGCGCGCGGCGCTGTCGTTCGGATGGATGTCCAGGTGCGGCTCGCCCTCGGCCGACCGCAGGCTCTTGACGTTGACGAAGGTGGAGTTGAGGAAGTTGCGCGCCGGCGGCGAGATCATCGCCAGCGGATAGCGCGCCGCCAGATCGGGATTGCTGGCCACCGATTCATACGGCGGCAGGTACGACGGCAGCGGATCGAGGCCGTCGGCCGCCATGCGCGCGGAATAGAATTCGCACTTGCCGGACGGCGTCGGGAAGCCGCCTTGCGCGAACGGCGCATCCGGCATGTTCAGGCGCTGCCAGCCCTTCTGCTTCAAGGCATCCCAGTCGAAGCCGATGGCGCGCGCGTCCTGTGCGTGGAAGGCCTGCGCCGCCAGCTGGTCGTCGCTGTCCTTGAAGCAGTCGTCCTCGAAGCCCATGGCGGCGGCCAGCAGGCGGAAGATCTCGGTGTTGGCCTTGGCTTCGCCCATGGGCGCGACGGCGGCGTTGTTCGCCATCATGTACAAGTGGCCGTAGGAGGTGTGGGCGTCGATGTGCTCCAGCTGCGTGGTGGCCGGCAGCACGATGTCGGCATAATCGGCGGTGTCGGTCTGGAAGTGTTCCAGCACCACGGTGAACAAGTCCTCGCGCATGAAACCGCGCATCACCTTGTCCGAATCGGGCGCGATCGCCACCGGGTTGGAGTTGTAGACGATCAGCGCCTCCACCGCCGGCCCGAATGCCGGCGACGCAGGCCGCAGCAGGTCGTCGCCGATGGTGGTCATGTTGATGGTGCGCGGTTCCTTCTTGAGCAGGTCGGTGCGCTGCAGCCACGGCTTGTTGGTCGGGAAGGAGCCGCTGGAGGACAGCTGCACGCCGCCGGCCGCGTGGCGCCAGGCGCCCACCAGGGCCGGCAGGCAGGCGATATTCCGCACCGCCATGCCACCGCCGCGCACGCGCTGCACGCCGTAGTTGGTGCGGATCGCCACCGGCTCGCCGGCCTTGGCCATGCCGCCGTACAGGCGCGCCAGTTCCACCACCTCATCGACGGTGATGCCGCAGGTTGCGGCGGTGCGTTCGGGCGTCCATTCGGCCGCGCGCTGTTTCAGTTCGGCGAAGCCCAGCGTGTAGTTGGCGATGTAGTCATGATCGAGCAGGTCTTCCTTGATCAGGATGTGCATCAGGCCCAGCGCCAGTGCGGCATCGGTGCCGGGCAGCAGGGCGATGTGTTGATGGCACTTCTCCGCCGTCAGCGAGCGATAGGGATCGATGGCGATCAGCTTCGCGCCGTTGCGCTTGGCCTCCTGCGCGCGCATCCAGAAATGCAGGTTGGAGGCGATCGGATTGCCGCCCCAGATGATCAGCAACTTGGCGTTCTGGAACTGCTCCATGTCGGTGCCGATGGTGGCGCCGATGGTGTAGGTGTAGCCGGTAAACCCGGCGGTGGCACAAATGGTGCGGTCCAGCAGCGAGGCGCCGAGCTTGTTGAAGAAGCGCGACGACATCGACTCGCCCTGAATCAGCCCCATGGTGCCGCAATAGCTGTAAGGCACAATGGCTTCCGGCGCGCGCGCAGCTATTGGTTTGAGCTTTGCTGCGATGGTGGCCAGCGCCTCCTCCCAGCTGATGCGCTCAAATTTGCCCTCGCCCTTTTTGCCGACGCGGCGCAGCGGGTGCAGCAGGCGATCCTCGTGATAGGTGCGCTCGGTATAGCGGGAGACCTTGGTGCATAGCACGCCGGCGGTGGTCGGATGGTCGGGGTCGCCCTTGACGGCAGTGGCCACGCCATCTTCCACCGTCACCAGCAGGGCGCAGGTATCGGGGCAATCGAGCGGGCAGACCGCGCGGACTTGTGTGCTTGTCATGTCTGAAAATCCAAAAAGCTGATGCCTAAAGGCAGTATCGTAAACCATTGTCGGCGCTCTGGCTTAACTCGGCGGACAAGGGCTACAATGACTGTTCTCGATGCTTAAAAAGCAAGCGAACCCAATAGTGGAGAAGTAGCATGAAACTGGTAGATCCCATCATTGCATTTCAATCCGAACTGCAGCAGATCCGGCGCGACCTGCACGCCCATCCCGAACTCTGCTATGAAGAACAGCGCACCGCCGACGTGGTGGCCGCCAAGCTGACCGAATGGGGCATCCCCGTCATTCGCGGCCTGGGCCTGACCGGCGTGGTCGGCATCATCCGCAACGGCGACTCGGGGCGCTCGATCGGCCTGCGCGCCGACATGGACGCCCTGCCCATGCAGGAAGTCAACACCTTCCCGCACGCCTCGGTCCATCCCGGCAAGATGCACGCCTGCGGCCACGACGGCCACACCGCCATGCTGCTGGGCGCGGCCAAGCACCTGGCTGAGCACCGCGATTTCGACGGCACTGTTTATCTCGTTTTCCAGCCGGCCGAAGAAGGCGGCGCCGGCGCCAAGCGCATGATCGAGGACGGCCTGTTCGAGCAATGCCCGATGGACGCCATCTACGGCATGCACAACTGGCCCGGCATCCCGTTCGGCCACATGAGCGTGACCGAAGGCCCGCTGATGGCCTCCAGCAACGAGTTCTACCTCACCGTCAAAGGCAAGGGCGGCCACGCGGCCCAGCCGCACAAATGCATCGACCCGGTCATGATCGGCGTGCAGATCGCGCAAAGCTGGCAAACCATCATCAGCCGACGCACCAGCCCGCTCGACACGGCCGTGCTGTCGCTGACGCAGTTCCACGCCGGCACCGCCACCAACGTCATCCCGGACGAGGCCAAGCTGGCCGGCACGGTGCGCACACTGTCGTGGCAGGTGCTGGACATGATAGAAAAACAAATGGAGGAAGTGGCGCTCAACACGGCCGCCGCCTTCGGCGCGGAAGCCGAATTCAAGTTCCGCCGCAACTACCCGCCACTGGTCAACCATCCGGAATCGACCCGCTTTGCGGTCGAGGTCATGAAGGCCGTGGTCGGCGCCGACAAGGTGGACGCCAAGGTCGAACCATCGATGGCGGCGGAAGACTTCGCTTACTTCCTGCAGGCCAAGCCGGGCTGCTACATCTTCATCGGCAACGGCGAGGGCGAGCACCGCGAAGGCGGGCACGGCCTCGGTCCCTGCGTGCTGCACAACGGCAGCTACGACTTCAACGACCAGCTGCTGCCGGTCGGCGCCAGCTTCTGGGTCAAGCTGGTGGAAGCGAGCTTGCCGTTAGCCTAACTGGTCGGGGGCGTCGCCCACGCGTTGCCCCGGATTCAGCTGTTCAAGGCCGAGCAAGGCCGCAGAGTGGTCGGCCTGCGGGATGGTTCTGGACAGCGTCATATAGCGCGCCGTCACCAGCTCCGTCAGCGGCAGCACCACGCCGGCCGCTTCCGCCGCCGCCAGGATGTTGCGCTGGTCCTTGAGCTGCGTGCTGACCTTGCCGCCGGCGATAAAATTACGCTCCAGCATGCGCTGGCCGTGCACCTCCAGGATTTTCGACTCGGCGAAGCCGCCGCGTATGGCCGCGCGCATGGCCGCCGGATCGGCGCCGGCCGCCTGCGCCAGCAACATGGCTTCCGCAACAATATTGATGGTTGCACCAACGATCAGTTGATTGCACAGCTTGGCCACCTGTCCGCTGCCGGCAGGCCCGACCAGGGTGGCGCGGCCCATGGCGGCCAGCACCGGTTCGGCCTCGGCAAAATCCTCGGCACTGCCGCCGGCCATGATGGCCAGCGTGCCCGCCGCCGCGCCGCCCACGCCGCCGGACACCGGGGCATCGATAAAGCGTCGCCCTGCCCCCGTCAGCGCGGCATGGAAAGCCTGCGCCTCGGCCTGCTGGGTGGAACTCATATCGATCCACAAGGCGTCGGGCGCCAGCGCCGGCAGCGCCGCCTGCAACACCTGCGTCACCGTGGGGCCGGCTTCAAGCATGGAAATCACGATCCGGGCGCCGCGCACCGCCTGGCCCAGGTCTTCTACGGCCTGCGCACCGGCCCCGGCCAGCGCCTGCGCCTTGGCGTGCGTGCGGTTCCATGTAGTGACTTGATGGCCGGCCCCGAGCAGACGCCGCACCATCGGCTCCCCCATCAAGCCTATGCCGAGAAAAGCAATTTGAGCGGACACTACGCCTCCTGAATTATTTCCAGAACCCCGGTACAATCACCGGCTAGCCGTATAACACATCTGAGATACAGCACTCCCTACATTGCAAGGATACTATGTTCAACAAAAAAATGATCGCGGCAGCCGCCGCGCTGGTGGCGGCCCAAACCGCCTTTGCCGATGACAAGCTGATCGACTCCGTGTCGGTGGAAGTGGCAGCGGGCGAAAACGTTCAGATGGTGCGCTTCAACGCCGCCAAGGACTGGGACAAGCGCTGGTTCCAATCGAACGGCACGCACCTGAGCGGCTACTGGGAACTGAGCACCGGCGTCTGGCGCGAAAACCGCTACAAGAACCAGGTCGGCGTGGAACAGAAGCTGTGGGATATCGGCTTCACGCCGGTGTTCCGCTTCCAGAACGACAACAAGAAGGGCATGTACTACGAAGGCGGCATCGGCGTACACATGCTGTCCAAGCTGTACAACAACAGCGACAACCGCCTGGGCACCCACTTCCAGTTCGGCGACCACATCGCCACCGGTTACGTGTTCGACAACAACTGGGAACTGGGCCTGAAGCTGCAGCACTTCTCGAACGGCGGCTACAAAAAGCCGAACTCGGGCGTGAACTACGTCGAGCTCAAAGCAGCCTACCACTTCTAAACATTCGATTCCGCCACGATCTTCCAGTGCTTGCCTTCCTTGGCCCAGTACTGTTTCTTGCGCACGGCGTGGCGGAATTTACCAATCACAATCTGTTGCGTGAAGTTGCTGACGATGACTTCTTCCTGGCTCGGCTGGCGGAAGTAGCTCGGATCGCTGACCTTCACGCTGATCTTCTTCGCCCCCGGCAGATAGCGGTTCTTGTCCAGCCAGGCATTGATATCCTCGTCCGCCGAAGACTTGAAGCGCGCCGAATACAGCGCCTTCAGGCTGGCGTCATCGCGGTTCTCGACATCGCGCCGCCACGTCTCCACCAGCGACGCCGCCTGCTGTAAATCCTTGTCCAGCTGTTCTTTGCTGACGAACTCCACCTGGTCGCCGATCAGAATCGGCGTGGTGCCGATCGCTACCGTGCGGGTCAGGAAATTCAGGTCGTCGTTGCTGACCACCACGCAACCGTCGGTCGACAGCGGCGGCCTGCTGAAGGTCTCCGGCGGCGTGCCGTGCACCCAGATGCCGGAGCCGCTACGGCCGTGTATCTTGTCCCAGTCATTCGGGTAGTCGAGCGGCATCGCGCCTTTGCCATACATATCAGGCAATTTCACGCCAGGCAGGCGGCCGATCAGGTAGTACACGCCCACCGGCGTG is a genomic window containing:
- a CDS encoding acyloxyacyl hydrolase, producing MFNKKMIAAAAALVAAQTAFADDKLIDSVSVEVAAGENVQMVRFNAAKDWDKRWFQSNGTHLSGYWELSTGVWRENRYKNQVGVEQKLWDIGFTPVFRFQNDNKKGMYYEGGIGVHMLSKLYNNSDNRLGTHFQFGDHIATGYVFDNNWELGLKLQHFSNGGYKKPNSGVNYVELKAAYHF
- a CDS encoding L,D-transpeptidase family protein; amino-acid sequence: MSHSFLRKWRAGSVLGVVLLSLMGGELSYAAKKPARAPVARKANPEELLNDIYKELATHDLGSAQRKADALVEAYPNFRLGHLMRGDILLMHTRMVGQLGAAVPPGSDAKLADLRREAAVRLQAERPGPALLPRALLQMRKDQKHALIVDAKHSRLYLYENRSDGLRLMQDFYVSQGKLGINKLKEGDMRTPVGVYYLIGRLPGVKLPDMYGKGAMPLDYPNDWDKIHGRSGSGIWVHGTPPETFSRPPLSTDGCVVVSNDDLNFLTRTVAIGTTPILIGDQVEFVSKEQLDKDLQQAASLVETWRRDVENRDDASLKALYSARFKSSADEDINAWLDKNRYLPGAKKISVKVSDPSYFRQPSQEEVIVSNFTQQIVIGKFRHAVRKKQYWAKEGKHWKIVAESNV